CGTCGTGAGCTGACGCTTCGAACGATGCGGGGAGCAGGCTCGGCCCGCGTTCCGAGCCTGTTTCGGAAGGCGGACCGGCTTTGCCGCACATCCCCACTTTTCCTTCCGGGCATTTCCGCTAAAACGATTAGCATTGCGAAGCGCCGGCTCTGGGAGAGACACCATGCCCAAGACATTTGTCATCGCGCAGGGCGGCGGTCCGACCGCCGTCATCAACCAGACGATGGTTGGCGCAGCCCTTGAGGCCCGCAAGCGCTATCCTAAGTCGAGGGTCCTTGGCGCGCTGCATGGCGTGCGCGGCATTCGCGACGGCAAGTTCGTCGACCTGCACGAAATCTCCGAAGCCGATCTCAAGAAGATCGCCAATACGCCGAGCGCCGCGCTGGGCTCCACCCGCGACAAGCCGGACGCCGCCTACACCGCGCAGGTGCTGGACGGGCTGAAGAAGGTGAAGGCCGACGTCTTCGTCAACATCGGGGGCAACGACACGTCCGGCACGCAACAGATCCTTACCGACGCGGCCGGCGGCAGCATGGTGTTCATGCATGCGCCGAAGACCATCGACAACGACCTGATGGAGAACGACCACACCCCGGGCTTCATTTCGGCCGGAGAATTCGTGGCCGGGGCCTTCAAGAGCATCGATCTCGATTTCCGCGCGCTGCCCGGCATCTATGTCGGCATCGTCATGGGCCGCCACGCCGGGTTTCTCACCGCGGCCTCCGCGGCCTGGCGGGACGAAAAGGAAGACGGCCCCCACCTGATTTACGTTCCCGAACGGCCGTTTTCCACCGCACGGTTCATCGATGACGTGAAGCGCACGATGGACAAGCACAAGCGCTGCGTCGTCGCCG
This portion of the Mesorhizobium shangrilense genome encodes:
- a CDS encoding diphosphate--fructose-6-phosphate 1-phosphotransferase, which gives rise to MPKTFVIAQGGGPTAVINQTMVGAALEARKRYPKSRVLGALHGVRGIRDGKFVDLHEISEADLKKIANTPSAALGSTRDKPDAAYTAQVLDGLKKVKADVFVNIGGNDTSGTQQILTDAAGGSMVFMHAPKTIDNDLMENDHTPGFISAGEFVAGAFKSIDLDFRALPGIYVGIVMGRHAGFLTAASAAWRDEKEDGPHLIYVPERPFSTARFIDDVKRTMDKHKRCVVAVSEGVTTEDGKALVESLVGPDKLERDAHGNIKLSGSDLNRAFEIALAEGLPGKRARVDALGYIPRGYIGAINKTDAKEAFKAGAYAVATAEKGGASIALKHEGGKTVLKRVPLGNVAAKTRHMPDDFLNKDGTHLAKAGIEYFDRLIPRKYVAGRPFV